In a genomic window of Mastacembelus armatus chromosome 3, fMasArm1.2, whole genome shotgun sequence:
- the kif13ba gene encoding kinesin-like protein KIF13B isoform X2, producing MGEPNLDDSNVKVAVRVRPMNRREKELNTKCVVEMVKNQTILHPAGANLGKADSRSQSKVFAYDYCFWSMDETDKEKFAGQEVVFQCLGESLLHNAFQGYNACIFAYGQTGSGKSYTMMGSGDQPGLIPRLCSALFERTQKEQREEESFTVEVSYMEIYNEKVRDLLDPKGGRQTLRVREHKVLGPYVDGLSRLAVASYKDIESLMSEGNKSRTVAATNMNEESSRSHAVFNIILTHTLKDLQSGTSGEKVSRLSLVDLAGSERAAKTGAAGERLKEGSNINKSLTTLGLVISALAEQGSTKNKTKFVPYRDSVLTWLLKDCLGGNSRTAMVATVSPAADNYEETLSTLRYADRAKNIVNHAVVNEDPNARIIRELREEVEKLRVQLTQAESLKAPELKERLEESEKLIQEMTITWEEKLRKTEEIAQERQKQLESLGISLQSSGIKVGDDKSFLVNLNADPALNELLVYYLKEHTKVGSADSQDIQLCGMGIQAEHCVIDITAEVAVILTPYRNARTCVNGSPVTSALQLHHGDRILWGNNHFFRINLPKRRTRGAEEEEGEGGVMKNSGSSEQLDADGDSASEVSSEVSFSYEFAQTEVMMKALGNNDPMQAVLQSLERQHEEEKRCALERQRQMYEQELQQLRKKLNPDRLSTGNTGAPASGQQGPGQQSHYRSLERLSMGGMSHSSSAQSRLRQWSEDREVVLVRSLRRLREQIVRANLLVQEACFIADELERHTEYRVTLQIPSDNLNANRKRDAVLSEPAIQVRRRCRGKQIWSLEKMENRLVDMRELYQEWQDYHLHHNDNPVMRSYFRRADPFFDEQENHSLIGVANVFLSCLFYDVKLQYAVPIINQKGEVAGRLHVEVVRVGGGLEDNMAGGDEPENNQDTEVQDRKLVCMIKILQATGLPQYLSNFVFCQYSFWDQPEPIIVAPEVDPSSSSPSSKDPHCMVVFDSCKELAVSVTEDFIEYLTEGAVPIEVYGHRQADAGRNPALWDLSIIQAKTRTLRDRWSEVTRRLELWIQILEINENGDFVPVEVVPARDVRTGGIFQLRQGQSRRVQIDVRSVQDSGTMPLIAEIVLAVSVGCVEIRNSTANQEGDEMDSYQERDLERLRQQWLAALTKRQEYLDQHLQSLVSKAEKTEDDMEREAQLLEWRLTLTEERNAVMVPSAGSGIPGAPAEWVPLPGMETHIPVLFLNLKPDDLSSQDQFEVPEAGGWDATLSGEDEDDFFDLQIVKHYDGEVKAEASWDSTVHECPQLSRGGAWPEQRVYLTVRVVVQLSHPADMQLVLRKRICVNVNPGRQGFAHNFLRRMSTRSTIPGCGVTFEVVSNIPGDAPGSEDREMLARLAASAHNSQSADDEAAIERYLRSVLSLENILTLDRLRQEVAVKEQLTNRGRSNRRSLSSPSVHRLSGSRQDLSTTCLLDDKGRWESQQDIFMPSQFQRTLPRPASSPSTYSTSPSPSPTPFGMTPPQNPETEQVKALVPQMPKLLKSLFPARDDKKELRPSPHNQQHVPRIMTSSGGDDSRVKTESTSILRPPTKDRQAEFPEVPPLPVHDPHDTTPLSPLSQSSSGYFSTSVSTVTLSDVLQPSFSSSSLLAAETSLPTTPQQQGADSNDVVTSPSQCGTKKAVAAAPASHSSANHNNVTTRSSFSEQKLVTSGGEAGEAFERLEILVDDEERSHDNELPDWLIEGAYVTVGSNKAGTVRYVGVTQFAGGVWVGVELDTPLGKNDGSVGGHRYFHCKPGYGVLVRPDRLSCCDRTCRRTGEFAPPAHVPVLRGEAIVARRGENRKSWSS from the exons ATGGGGGAACCCAACCTGGACGACTCCAATGTCAAGGTGGCTGTTCGGGTACGGCCCATGAACAGGAGAG AAAAGGAATTAAACACTAAATGTGTTGTGGAGATGGTGAAGAACCAGACGATCCTCCATCCTGCAGGAGCTAACCTGGGCAAAGCAGACTCCAG GAGTCAATCCAAG GTTTTTGCCTATGATTACTGTTTCTGGTCCATGGATGAGACGGATAAAGAGAAATTTGCCG GTCAGGAGGTGGTGTTCCAGTGCCTTGGGGAAAGTCTTCTCCACAATGCCTTCCAGGGCTACAATGCCTGTATATTTGCCTATGGACAAACTG GTTCAGGAAAGTCATACACCATGATGGGATCAGGGGACCAGCCAGGTCTGATTCCCCGCCTGTGCAGTGCTTTGTTTGAACGAACCCAGAAGGAACAGCGGGAGGAGGAGAGCTTTACTGTTGAGGTGTCCTACATGGAGATCTACAATGAGAAGGTCCGGGATCTGCTCGACCCCAAAGG GGGGAGACAAACTCTGAGGGTGAGGGAGCATAAAGTTTTAGGTCCCTATGTGGATGGACTGTCTCGACTAGCTGTGGCCAGCTACAAG GACATCGAGTCTCTGATGTCAGAGGGAAATAAATCTCGGACTGTCGCTGCTACAAACATGAATGAGGAGAGCAGTCGATCACATGCCGTGTTCAACATAATCCTCACACACACGCTCAAGGACTTGCAGTCTGGG ACAAGTGGGGAAAAGGTGAGCCGGTTGAGTCTGGTAGATCTGGCTGGAAGTGAGCGAGCTGCAAAGACTGGAGCAGCAGGAGAGCGACTGAAAGAGGGAAGCAACATAAACAA gtcTCTGACTACTCTGGGCCTAGTGATCTCAGCCCTGGCTGAACAGGGAAGCACCAAAAACAAGACCAAGTTTGTTCCTTACAGAGACTCTGTTCTGACATGGCTACTGAAG GACTGTCTGGGTGGCAACAGTCGCACAGCGATGGTTGCAACTGTGAGTCCAGCAGCAGACAATTATGAGGAGACTCTGTCGACACTGCGCTACGCAGACCGAGCAAAGAATATTGTCAACCATGCTGTTGTTAATGAAGACCCCAACGCTCGCATCATCAGGGAGCTCAGAGAGGAAGTAGAGAAACTACGAGTTCAGCTGACCCAGGCAGAG tCTTTGAAGGCTCCTGAGCTAAAGGAGCGTCTGGAAGAGTCAGAGAAGCTGATTCAAGAGATGACCATCACTTGGGAGGAGAAGCTGCGTAAAACTGAGGAGATTGCACAG gaGCGTCAGAAGCAGTTAGAAAGTCTGGGTATTTCTCTCCAGTCCTCAGGGATTAAAGTGGGAGATGATAAGAGTTTTCTGGTCAACCTTAATGCTGATCCTGCTCTCAATGAACTGCTGGTGTACTACCTGAAG GAACACACAAAAGTGGGTTCAGCAGACTCCCAGGACATCCAACTGTGCGGGATGGGCATCCAGGCCGAGCACTGTGTCATCGACATTACAGCTGAAGTTGCTGTCATCCTCACCCCCTACCGCAATGCTCG GACATGTGTTAATGGTTCTCCAGTGACCAGCGCCCTGCAGCTCCACCATGGCGACCGAATCCTCTGGGGAAACAACCACTTCTTCAG GATCAACCTGCCGAAGCGGCGAACTCGAggggctgaggaggaggagggtgaaggTGGTGTGATGAAAAACAGTGGCAGCAGTGAACAGCTGGATGCAGATGGTGACTCAGCCAGTGAAGTGTCGAGTGAAGTCAGCTTTTCCTATGAGTTTGCCCAAACAGAGGTCATGATGAAGGCTCTGGGTAACAATG ACCCCATGCAAGCAGTCCTCCAATCTCTGGAAAGGCAACATGAAGAGGAGAAGCGCTGTGCTCTGGAGCGTCAGAGACAGATGTATGAGCAGGAGCTCCAGCAGCTCAGAAAGAAGCTGAACCCTGACCGCCTGTCCACAGGAAACACTGGCGCGCCGGCCTCCGGCCAGCAAGGTCCAGGACAACAGTCTCACTACCGCAGCCTGGAGAGACTCAGTATGGGAGGGATGAGCCATTCAAGTAGCGCTCAGAGCAGACTGAGGCAGTGGAGTGAGGACAG GGAGGTGGTGTTGGTGAGGAGTCTGCGGAGGTTGAGGGAGCAGATAGTAAGAGCAAACCTCTTGGTGCAAGAAGCCTGTTTCATCGCTGACGAACTGGAACGACACACTGAGTACAGAGTCACTCTGCAGATCCCATCAGACAACCTCAATGCAAACCGCAAG aggGATGCTGTGCTCAGCGAACCAGCGATTCAGGTTCGAAGAAGGTGTCGAGGAAAACAAATCTGGAGTTTGGAGAAGATGGAGAACCGTCTGGTGGACATGAGAGAGTTGTACCAGGAGTGGCAGGACTACCACCTCCATCACAATGACAACCCA GTAATGCGTTCATATTTCCGCCGAGCTGACCCCTTCTTTGACGAGCAGGAAAACCACAGTCTGATCGGTGTTGCCAATGTCTTCCTTTCCTGTCTCTTCTACGATGTCAAGCTGCAGTATGCTGTTCCCATCATAAACCAGAAGGGAGAG GTTGCAGGGCGTCTCCATGTGGAGGTGGTGAGGGTTGGAGGGGGCTTAGAGGACAACATGGCTGGAGGAGATGAAccagaaaacaaccaagacACTGAAGTCCAGGATCGCAAACTTGTCTGCATG ATTAAGATCCTGCAGGCCACTGGTCTTCCCCAATATTTGTCCAACTTCGTCTTCTGTCAGTATTCATTCTGGGACCAGCCTGAGCCCATTATTGTGGCTCCTGAAGTTGACCCATCATCCTCGTCACCCAGTTCCAAGGATCCGCATTGCATGGTGGTGTTTGACAGCTGCAAG GAGCTGGCAGTGTCAGTAACTGAGGATTTCATCGAATACCTCACAGAAGGAGCGGTTCCAATTGAAGTATATGGGCACAGGCAGGCAGATGCAGGCAGGAACCCCGCCCTGTGGGACCTCAGTATCATCCAGGCAAAGACACGCACACTACGAGATAg gtgGAGTGAAGTAACACGTCGCCTGGAGCTCTGGATTCAAATTCTGGAGATAAATGAGAATGGAGACTTTGTCCCAGTGGAAGTGGTTCCTGCTAGAGATGTCCGCACTGGGGGAATCTTCCAGCTTCGCCAG GGTCAGTCAAGGCGGGTCCAGATAGATGTACGTTCAGTTCAGGACTCGGGTACCATGCCTCTGATAGCCGAGATAGTGCTTGCAGTATCAGTGGGCTGCGTGGAGATCAGAAACAGCACAGCAAACCAGGAAGGAGATGAGATGGACAGTTACCAG GAGAGAGATCTGGAGCGTTTGAGGCAGCAGTGGCTAGCTGCTCTCACCAAGAGACAGGAATACCTGGACCAACACCTTCAGAGTCTTGTCAGCAAAGCAG aaaagacagaggatgACATGGAGAGGGAGGCCCAGCTGCTGGAGTGGCGCTTGACTTTAACTGAAGAGAGAAACGCTGTCATGGTGCCCTCTGCTGGCAGCGGCATTCCTGGAGCACCTGCTGAATG GGTTCCTCTGCCAGGCATGGAGACTCATATTCCTGTCCTTTTCCTGAACCTCAAAC ctgaTGACCTCAGCTCTCAAGACCAGTTTGAGGTTCCTGAGGCTGGAGGTTGGGATGCTACCCTGAGTGGTGAAGATGAGGATGACTTCTTTGACCTACAGATTGTTAAACACTATGATGGGGAG GTGAAAGCAGAGGCATCATGGGACTCCACTGTTCACGAGTGTCCCCAGCTCAGTCGTGGGGGAGCATGGCCTGAACAGCGGGTATACCTGACAGTTCGAGTGGTGGTTCAGCTGAGTCACCCTGCCGATATGCAGCTGGTCTTGAGGAAGAGAATCTGCGTCAACGTTAATCCAGGCCGCCAAGGGTTTGCCCACAACTTTCTCAGACGCATGTCCACACGCAGCACCATACCTGGCTGCGGGGTCACATTTGAGGTGGTTTCCAACATCCCAGGG GACGCCCCTGGATCAGAGGACAGGGAGATGCTGGCCCGGCTCGCTGCAAGTGCACacaacagccaatcagctgATGACGAGGCTGCTATTGAGAGATACCTCCGAAGTGTCCTGAGTCTGGAGAACATCCTGACTCTAGATCGGCTCAGACAG GAGGTGGCAGTGAAGGAGCAACTAACTAACAGAGGGAGGAGCAACAGACGGAGCCTAAGTTCTCCTTCTGTCCACAGG CTCTCTGGAAGTAGACAAGACCTGTCCACAACCTGCCTGCTGGACGATAAG GGTCGATGGGAGAGTCAACAAGACATCTTCATGCCTTCTCAGTTTCAGCGTACTCTGCCCCGCCCGGCCTCTTCCCCATCAACCTACTCCACTTCCCCTTCGCCATCCCCTACTCCGTTCGGCATGACCCCACCACAAAACCCAGAAACAGAGCAAG TTAAGGCGCTGGTTCCTCAGATGCCCAAACTGCTCAAGTCTCTGTTTCCTGCACGAGACGACAAGAAGGAGCTGAGACCTTCACCGCACAACCAGCAG CATGTGCCTCGCATCATGACATCATCAGGAGGGGATGACAGCAGAGTAAAGACTGAGTCG acttctattCTACGGCCCCCAACCaaagacaggcaggcagagTTCCCTGaggttcctcctcttcctgtgcATGACCCGCATGACACCACCCCCCTCAGCCCCCTCAGCCAGTCATCAAGTGGCTACTTCTCCACTAGTGTTTCTACAGTTACGCTGTCTGATGTCCTGCAACCCTCCTTCTCGTCTTCCTCCCTCTTGGCTGCTGAGACTTCATTACCCACAACCCCCCAGCAGCAGGGTGCTGACAGCAACGATGTTGTGACCTCTCCTTCTCAGTGTGGCACCAAGAAGGCTGTTGCCGCTGCACCTGCTTCCCAcagctcagccaatcacaacaACGTCACAACACGAAGCTCCTTCTCTGAGCAGAAGCTGGTAACCTCCggaggagaagctggagaagcCTTTGAGAGGCTGGAGATCCTTGTTGACGATGAAGAGCGTAGCCACGACAACGAGTTGCCTGATTGGTTGATAGAAGGGGCATATGTTACAGTAGGAAGCAATAAGGCTGGGACAGTGCGCTACGTGGGAGTGACGCAGTTTGCTGGGGGAGTGTGGGTGGGGGTGGAGCTGGACACCCCTTTAG GTAAGAATGATGGTTCTGTTGGAGGTCATCGGTATTTCCACTGTAAACCAGGATACGGGGTCCTGGTTCGTCCAGACCGACTGTCCTGTTGTGATCGGACCTGTCGGCGGACAGGAGAGTTTGCCCCTCCTGCCCACGTCCCCGTCCTGCGAGGAGAAGCCATCGTTGCCCGCCGGGGGGAGAACCGCAAGTCTTGGAGCAGTTGA
- the kif13ba gene encoding kinesin-like protein KIF13B isoform X1 yields the protein MGEPNLDDSNVKVAVRVRPMNRREKELNTKCVVEMVKNQTILHPAGANLGKADSRSQSKVFAYDYCFWSMDETDKEKFAGQEVVFQCLGESLLHNAFQGYNACIFAYGQTGSGKSYTMMGSGDQPGLIPRLCSALFERTQKEQREEESFTVEVSYMEIYNEKVRDLLDPKGGRQTLRVREHKVLGPYVDGLSRLAVASYKDIESLMSEGNKSRTVAATNMNEESSRSHAVFNIILTHTLKDLQSGTSGEKVSRLSLVDLAGSERAAKTGAAGERLKEGSNINKSLTTLGLVISALAEQGSTKNKTKFVPYRDSVLTWLLKDCLGGNSRTAMVATVSPAADNYEETLSTLRYADRAKNIVNHAVVNEDPNARIIRELREEVEKLRVQLTQAESLKAPELKERLEESEKLIQEMTITWEEKLRKTEEIAQERQKQLESLGISLQSSGIKVGDDKSFLVNLNADPALNELLVYYLKEHTKVGSADSQDIQLCGMGIQAEHCVIDITAEVAVILTPYRNARTCVNGSPVTSALQLHHGDRILWGNNHFFRINLPKRRTRGAEEEEGEGGVMKNSGSSEQLDADGDSASEVSSEVSFSYEFAQTEVMMKALGNNDPMQAVLQSLERQHEEEKRCALERQRQMYEQELQQLRKKLNPDRLSTGNTGAPASGQQGPGQQSHYRSLERLSMGGMSHSSSAQSRLRQWSEDREVVLVRSLRRLREQIVRANLLVQEACFIADELERHTEYRVTLQIPSDNLNANRKRDAVLSEPAIQVRRRCRGKQIWSLEKMENRLVDMRELYQEWQDYHLHHNDNPVMRSYFRRADPFFDEQENHSLIGVANVFLSCLFYDVKLQYAVPIINQKGEVAGRLHVEVVRVGGGLEDNMAGGDEPENNQDTEVQDRKLVCMIKILQATGLPQYLSNFVFCQYSFWDQPEPIIVAPEVDPSSSSPSSKDPHCMVVFDSCKELAVSVTEDFIEYLTEGAVPIEVYGHRQADAGRNPALWDLSIIQAKTRTLRDRWSEVTRRLELWIQILEINENGDFVPVEVVPARDVRTGGIFQLRQGQSRRVQIDVRSVQDSGTMPLIAEIVLAVSVGCVEIRNSTANQEGDEMDSYQERDLERLRQQWLAALTKRQEYLDQHLQSLVSKAEKTEDDMEREAQLLEWRLTLTEERNAVMVPSAGSGIPGAPAEWVPLPGMETHIPVLFLNLKPDDLSSQDQFEVPEAGGWDATLSGEDEDDFFDLQIVKHYDGEVKAEASWDSTVHECPQLSRGGAWPEQRVYLTVRVVVQLSHPADMQLVLRKRICVNVNPGRQGFAHNFLRRMSTRSTIPGCGVTFEVVSNIPGDAPGSEDREMLARLAASAHNSQSADDEAAIERYLRSVLSLENILTLDRLRQEVAVKEQLTNRGRSNRRSLSSPSVHRLSGSRQDLSTTCLLDDKGRWESQQDIFMPSQFQRTLPRPASSPSTYSTSPSPSPTPFGMTPPQNPETEQGRSGLAASYLSVKALVPQMPKLLKSLFPARDDKKELRPSPHNQQHVPRIMTSSGGDDSRVKTESTSILRPPTKDRQAEFPEVPPLPVHDPHDTTPLSPLSQSSSGYFSTSVSTVTLSDVLQPSFSSSSLLAAETSLPTTPQQQGADSNDVVTSPSQCGTKKAVAAAPASHSSANHNNVTTRSSFSEQKLVTSGGEAGEAFERLEILVDDEERSHDNELPDWLIEGAYVTVGSNKAGTVRYVGVTQFAGGVWVGVELDTPLGKNDGSVGGHRYFHCKPGYGVLVRPDRLSCCDRTCRRTGEFAPPAHVPVLRGEAIVARRGENRKSWSS from the exons ATGGGGGAACCCAACCTGGACGACTCCAATGTCAAGGTGGCTGTTCGGGTACGGCCCATGAACAGGAGAG AAAAGGAATTAAACACTAAATGTGTTGTGGAGATGGTGAAGAACCAGACGATCCTCCATCCTGCAGGAGCTAACCTGGGCAAAGCAGACTCCAG GAGTCAATCCAAG GTTTTTGCCTATGATTACTGTTTCTGGTCCATGGATGAGACGGATAAAGAGAAATTTGCCG GTCAGGAGGTGGTGTTCCAGTGCCTTGGGGAAAGTCTTCTCCACAATGCCTTCCAGGGCTACAATGCCTGTATATTTGCCTATGGACAAACTG GTTCAGGAAAGTCATACACCATGATGGGATCAGGGGACCAGCCAGGTCTGATTCCCCGCCTGTGCAGTGCTTTGTTTGAACGAACCCAGAAGGAACAGCGGGAGGAGGAGAGCTTTACTGTTGAGGTGTCCTACATGGAGATCTACAATGAGAAGGTCCGGGATCTGCTCGACCCCAAAGG GGGGAGACAAACTCTGAGGGTGAGGGAGCATAAAGTTTTAGGTCCCTATGTGGATGGACTGTCTCGACTAGCTGTGGCCAGCTACAAG GACATCGAGTCTCTGATGTCAGAGGGAAATAAATCTCGGACTGTCGCTGCTACAAACATGAATGAGGAGAGCAGTCGATCACATGCCGTGTTCAACATAATCCTCACACACACGCTCAAGGACTTGCAGTCTGGG ACAAGTGGGGAAAAGGTGAGCCGGTTGAGTCTGGTAGATCTGGCTGGAAGTGAGCGAGCTGCAAAGACTGGAGCAGCAGGAGAGCGACTGAAAGAGGGAAGCAACATAAACAA gtcTCTGACTACTCTGGGCCTAGTGATCTCAGCCCTGGCTGAACAGGGAAGCACCAAAAACAAGACCAAGTTTGTTCCTTACAGAGACTCTGTTCTGACATGGCTACTGAAG GACTGTCTGGGTGGCAACAGTCGCACAGCGATGGTTGCAACTGTGAGTCCAGCAGCAGACAATTATGAGGAGACTCTGTCGACACTGCGCTACGCAGACCGAGCAAAGAATATTGTCAACCATGCTGTTGTTAATGAAGACCCCAACGCTCGCATCATCAGGGAGCTCAGAGAGGAAGTAGAGAAACTACGAGTTCAGCTGACCCAGGCAGAG tCTTTGAAGGCTCCTGAGCTAAAGGAGCGTCTGGAAGAGTCAGAGAAGCTGATTCAAGAGATGACCATCACTTGGGAGGAGAAGCTGCGTAAAACTGAGGAGATTGCACAG gaGCGTCAGAAGCAGTTAGAAAGTCTGGGTATTTCTCTCCAGTCCTCAGGGATTAAAGTGGGAGATGATAAGAGTTTTCTGGTCAACCTTAATGCTGATCCTGCTCTCAATGAACTGCTGGTGTACTACCTGAAG GAACACACAAAAGTGGGTTCAGCAGACTCCCAGGACATCCAACTGTGCGGGATGGGCATCCAGGCCGAGCACTGTGTCATCGACATTACAGCTGAAGTTGCTGTCATCCTCACCCCCTACCGCAATGCTCG GACATGTGTTAATGGTTCTCCAGTGACCAGCGCCCTGCAGCTCCACCATGGCGACCGAATCCTCTGGGGAAACAACCACTTCTTCAG GATCAACCTGCCGAAGCGGCGAACTCGAggggctgaggaggaggagggtgaaggTGGTGTGATGAAAAACAGTGGCAGCAGTGAACAGCTGGATGCAGATGGTGACTCAGCCAGTGAAGTGTCGAGTGAAGTCAGCTTTTCCTATGAGTTTGCCCAAACAGAGGTCATGATGAAGGCTCTGGGTAACAATG ACCCCATGCAAGCAGTCCTCCAATCTCTGGAAAGGCAACATGAAGAGGAGAAGCGCTGTGCTCTGGAGCGTCAGAGACAGATGTATGAGCAGGAGCTCCAGCAGCTCAGAAAGAAGCTGAACCCTGACCGCCTGTCCACAGGAAACACTGGCGCGCCGGCCTCCGGCCAGCAAGGTCCAGGACAACAGTCTCACTACCGCAGCCTGGAGAGACTCAGTATGGGAGGGATGAGCCATTCAAGTAGCGCTCAGAGCAGACTGAGGCAGTGGAGTGAGGACAG GGAGGTGGTGTTGGTGAGGAGTCTGCGGAGGTTGAGGGAGCAGATAGTAAGAGCAAACCTCTTGGTGCAAGAAGCCTGTTTCATCGCTGACGAACTGGAACGACACACTGAGTACAGAGTCACTCTGCAGATCCCATCAGACAACCTCAATGCAAACCGCAAG aggGATGCTGTGCTCAGCGAACCAGCGATTCAGGTTCGAAGAAGGTGTCGAGGAAAACAAATCTGGAGTTTGGAGAAGATGGAGAACCGTCTGGTGGACATGAGAGAGTTGTACCAGGAGTGGCAGGACTACCACCTCCATCACAATGACAACCCA GTAATGCGTTCATATTTCCGCCGAGCTGACCCCTTCTTTGACGAGCAGGAAAACCACAGTCTGATCGGTGTTGCCAATGTCTTCCTTTCCTGTCTCTTCTACGATGTCAAGCTGCAGTATGCTGTTCCCATCATAAACCAGAAGGGAGAG GTTGCAGGGCGTCTCCATGTGGAGGTGGTGAGGGTTGGAGGGGGCTTAGAGGACAACATGGCTGGAGGAGATGAAccagaaaacaaccaagacACTGAAGTCCAGGATCGCAAACTTGTCTGCATG ATTAAGATCCTGCAGGCCACTGGTCTTCCCCAATATTTGTCCAACTTCGTCTTCTGTCAGTATTCATTCTGGGACCAGCCTGAGCCCATTATTGTGGCTCCTGAAGTTGACCCATCATCCTCGTCACCCAGTTCCAAGGATCCGCATTGCATGGTGGTGTTTGACAGCTGCAAG GAGCTGGCAGTGTCAGTAACTGAGGATTTCATCGAATACCTCACAGAAGGAGCGGTTCCAATTGAAGTATATGGGCACAGGCAGGCAGATGCAGGCAGGAACCCCGCCCTGTGGGACCTCAGTATCATCCAGGCAAAGACACGCACACTACGAGATAg gtgGAGTGAAGTAACACGTCGCCTGGAGCTCTGGATTCAAATTCTGGAGATAAATGAGAATGGAGACTTTGTCCCAGTGGAAGTGGTTCCTGCTAGAGATGTCCGCACTGGGGGAATCTTCCAGCTTCGCCAG GGTCAGTCAAGGCGGGTCCAGATAGATGTACGTTCAGTTCAGGACTCGGGTACCATGCCTCTGATAGCCGAGATAGTGCTTGCAGTATCAGTGGGCTGCGTGGAGATCAGAAACAGCACAGCAAACCAGGAAGGAGATGAGATGGACAGTTACCAG GAGAGAGATCTGGAGCGTTTGAGGCAGCAGTGGCTAGCTGCTCTCACCAAGAGACAGGAATACCTGGACCAACACCTTCAGAGTCTTGTCAGCAAAGCAG aaaagacagaggatgACATGGAGAGGGAGGCCCAGCTGCTGGAGTGGCGCTTGACTTTAACTGAAGAGAGAAACGCTGTCATGGTGCCCTCTGCTGGCAGCGGCATTCCTGGAGCACCTGCTGAATG GGTTCCTCTGCCAGGCATGGAGACTCATATTCCTGTCCTTTTCCTGAACCTCAAAC ctgaTGACCTCAGCTCTCAAGACCAGTTTGAGGTTCCTGAGGCTGGAGGTTGGGATGCTACCCTGAGTGGTGAAGATGAGGATGACTTCTTTGACCTACAGATTGTTAAACACTATGATGGGGAG GTGAAAGCAGAGGCATCATGGGACTCCACTGTTCACGAGTGTCCCCAGCTCAGTCGTGGGGGAGCATGGCCTGAACAGCGGGTATACCTGACAGTTCGAGTGGTGGTTCAGCTGAGTCACCCTGCCGATATGCAGCTGGTCTTGAGGAAGAGAATCTGCGTCAACGTTAATCCAGGCCGCCAAGGGTTTGCCCACAACTTTCTCAGACGCATGTCCACACGCAGCACCATACCTGGCTGCGGGGTCACATTTGAGGTGGTTTCCAACATCCCAGGG GACGCCCCTGGATCAGAGGACAGGGAGATGCTGGCCCGGCTCGCTGCAAGTGCACacaacagccaatcagctgATGACGAGGCTGCTATTGAGAGATACCTCCGAAGTGTCCTGAGTCTGGAGAACATCCTGACTCTAGATCGGCTCAGACAG GAGGTGGCAGTGAAGGAGCAACTAACTAACAGAGGGAGGAGCAACAGACGGAGCCTAAGTTCTCCTTCTGTCCACAGG CTCTCTGGAAGTAGACAAGACCTGTCCACAACCTGCCTGCTGGACGATAAG GGTCGATGGGAGAGTCAACAAGACATCTTCATGCCTTCTCAGTTTCAGCGTACTCTGCCCCGCCCGGCCTCTTCCCCATCAACCTACTCCACTTCCCCTTCGCCATCCCCTACTCCGTTCGGCATGACCCCACCACAAAACCCAGAAACAGAGCAAG GTCGTTCAGGACTTGCTGCCTCTTATCTTTCAGTTAAGGCGCTGGTTCCTCAGATGCCCAAACTGCTCAAGTCTCTGTTTCCTGCACGAGACGACAAGAAGGAGCTGAGACCTTCACCGCACAACCAGCAG CATGTGCCTCGCATCATGACATCATCAGGAGGGGATGACAGCAGAGTAAAGACTGAGTCG acttctattCTACGGCCCCCAACCaaagacaggcaggcagagTTCCCTGaggttcctcctcttcctgtgcATGACCCGCATGACACCACCCCCCTCAGCCCCCTCAGCCAGTCATCAAGTGGCTACTTCTCCACTAGTGTTTCTACAGTTACGCTGTCTGATGTCCTGCAACCCTCCTTCTCGTCTTCCTCCCTCTTGGCTGCTGAGACTTCATTACCCACAACCCCCCAGCAGCAGGGTGCTGACAGCAACGATGTTGTGACCTCTCCTTCTCAGTGTGGCACCAAGAAGGCTGTTGCCGCTGCACCTGCTTCCCAcagctcagccaatcacaacaACGTCACAACACGAAGCTCCTTCTCTGAGCAGAAGCTGGTAACCTCCggaggagaagctggagaagcCTTTGAGAGGCTGGAGATCCTTGTTGACGATGAAGAGCGTAGCCACGACAACGAGTTGCCTGATTGGTTGATAGAAGGGGCATATGTTACAGTAGGAAGCAATAAGGCTGGGACAGTGCGCTACGTGGGAGTGACGCAGTTTGCTGGGGGAGTGTGGGTGGGGGTGGAGCTGGACACCCCTTTAG GTAAGAATGATGGTTCTGTTGGAGGTCATCGGTATTTCCACTGTAAACCAGGATACGGGGTCCTGGTTCGTCCAGACCGACTGTCCTGTTGTGATCGGACCTGTCGGCGGACAGGAGAGTTTGCCCCTCCTGCCCACGTCCCCGTCCTGCGAGGAGAAGCCATCGTTGCCCGCCGGGGGGAGAACCGCAAGTCTTGGAGCAGTTGA